From Carya illinoinensis cultivar Pawnee chromosome 5, C.illinoinensisPawnee_v1, whole genome shotgun sequence, one genomic window encodes:
- the LOC122310268 gene encoding uncharacterized protein LOC122310268, whose translation MAHVLHDNVEAEVKVTQPEGQVWAPMKLSQRGVSFTVEEDNLLVSGWLNISIEAIRGTDQKSTQLWIRIHDYFNTYKKPNWPERSMGSLTNRWSTIQKATNKFCGYLAQVESMHPSSTNEQDKRKTGYSTVPAANAIDVEENESMSTNLERPLGKKFEKERERKRKREEFSPSQFDEKLNNMESDRRIMMIERREVAMKADRTRLR comes from the exons ATGGCTCATGTCTTGCATGATAATGTTGAGGCTGAGGTTAAAGTGACACAACCCGAAGGGCAAGTATGGGCACCAATGAAACTATCACAACGGGGTGTATCCTTCACCGTGGAGGAAGACAATCTCCTTGTATCAGGATGGCTCAACATTAGTATAGAAGCTATTAGGGGGACAGATCAAAAGTCTACCCAATTGTGGATAAGAATCCATGATTACttcaatacttataaaaaacctAATTGGCCTGAACGTTCTATGGGGTCGTTGACTAATCGATGGTCAACTATCCAAAAAGCCACAAACAAGTTTTGTGGTTATTTGGCCCAAGTCGAATCAATGCATCCAAGCAGTACCAATGAACAAGACAAG agaaagacAGGTTACTCTACTGTTCCAGCTGCTAATGCCATAGATGTAGAGGAAAATGAGAGCATGTCTACCAATTTGGAGAGGCCACTAggcaagaaatttgaaaaagaaagggaaaggaaaaggaaacgCGAAGAATTTTCACCTAgtcaatttgatgaaaagttaaATAATATGGAAAGTGATAGGAGGATAATGATGATTGAGCGACGGGAGGTGGCAATGAAGGCTGATAGGACAAGGCTGAGATAA